From the genome of Asterias amurensis chromosome 17, ASM3211899v1, one region includes:
- the LOC139949880 gene encoding uncharacterized protein isoform X1, whose product MSTIPGGCFVAPDSLRRLNQKQHARQAKQQQASSGSQSPPLSPPLSPPAEVPTSPSLAKFITSKTFWTFFVWNSWKTCADFYVPEIGSFDDAPLRFSEMFSRSRSNSTPPGTPPLSPCISPRKFPGYLDGETPPPSPFLTPRKQSPLKPPFVSPLSKDAESGVETVEAKSNRNSLSQSL is encoded by the exons ATGTCGACAATTCCAGGTGGTTGCTTTGTTGCCCCAGATAGCCTTCGACGTCTCAACCAGAAGCAACATGCCCGCCAAGCCAAGCAGCAGCAGGCCAGTAGTGGATCCCAATCACCTCCCCTCTCTCCCCCTCTCTCACCCCCTGCAGAAGTTCCTACGTCACCCTCACTGGCCAAGTTTATCACAAGTAAGACATTTTGGACTTTTTTTGTATGGAATTCGTGGAAAACATGCGCAGACTTTTACGTACCAGAAATTGGATCCTTTGATG ATGCTCCCTTGAGATTCTCCGAGATGTTTTCTCGTTCTCGCAGCAACAGTACTCCTCCTGGTACCCCGCCATTGTCACCGTGTATATCGCCACGGAAATTTCCTGGTTACCTGGACGGAGAGACTCCACCGCCGTCTCCTTTCTTAACTCCGCGGAAACAGTCTCCGCTCAAGCCTCCATTTGTATCTCCTCTTAGCAAGGACGCCGAGTCCGGTGTAGAAACAGTTGAGGCCAAGTCTAATCGGAACAGTCTGTCTCAGTCATTGTGA
- the LOC139949880 gene encoding uncharacterized protein isoform X2, translating into MSTIPGGCFVAPDSLRRLNQKQHARQAKQQQASSGSQSPPLSPPLSPPAEVPTSPSLAKFITNAPLRFSEMFSRSRSNSTPPGTPPLSPCISPRKFPGYLDGETPPPSPFLTPRKQSPLKPPFVSPLSKDAESGVETVEAKSNRNSLSQSL; encoded by the exons ATGTCGACAATTCCAGGTGGTTGCTTTGTTGCCCCAGATAGCCTTCGACGTCTCAACCAGAAGCAACATGCCCGCCAAGCCAAGCAGCAGCAGGCCAGTAGTGGATCCCAATCACCTCCCCTCTCTCCCCCTCTCTCACCCCCTGCAGAAGTTCCTACGTCACCCTCACTGGCCAAGTTTATCACAA ATGCTCCCTTGAGATTCTCCGAGATGTTTTCTCGTTCTCGCAGCAACAGTACTCCTCCTGGTACCCCGCCATTGTCACCGTGTATATCGCCACGGAAATTTCCTGGTTACCTGGACGGAGAGACTCCACCGCCGTCTCCTTTCTTAACTCCGCGGAAACAGTCTCCGCTCAAGCCTCCATTTGTATCTCCTCTTAGCAAGGACGCCGAGTCCGGTGTAGAAACAGTTGAGGCCAAGTCTAATCGGAACAGTCTGTCTCAGTCATTGTGA